The window CGGGTCTCGTAGTCCCGATTTTCATGGCAATCATGTTGTCGTATTCTCGTACAATTCCCCCTAGTGTTCAaatgagaagtatatgaattggaACACTAGAAGTCTTGCTCCGTCGAGGAAAAATACTTGTGAATGGTTGAATAGCCTTTGGTCCGATGGCAAGTTTTACTTTTCATTAGGAAATTTCCATCGAGCCAAAGACTATTTAACCATCCCGAAGTGGTATGTTGTTTcaatgccttgtcatttaaaggtcttaacTCTACTGATgatgtttcttttgtagtatgctttccgttgctgCCTCGTAAACAATTTTGCCagaaaaaacccaattgggataaACACTGGTCAAAGGGAAAAAGAGTGGAGCATATGCTTTCAGTATAAGCATGATCCTTCAAtagtaataccttttgaggtgattCACATTCTAGTTGCTCGGCAATTTGACTCCATCTTGATTCTCTAGTTCGTATGATCCCTTCCCGATGACAGCTGAAACCCGATAGGGGCCTTCCCACGTCGGACCCAGCTTTCCTGCATTGAGATCCCGAGTCTTCTGAGTCACTTTCCTCAAAACCAAGTCACCCACTTTAAAGTAATAGAGATTGGCCCTCCGGTTATAGTATTTTTCCATCCTTTGCTTCTGAGCCACCATTTTTATGTGCGCCAAGTCTCTGCGTTCATCAAGAAGCTCCAGTTGGACCATCATTGCCTCGTTAGTTGCTTCCTCGTCCGTTCTAAAGTACCGCAAGGTCGGTTCACCTACTTCCACAGGGATCAGAGCTTCTGCATCGTATACAAGAGAGAAAGGTATCTCTCCCGTGCTTGACTTAGTCATCGTCTGGTACGCCCATAGTACTCCCAGTAACTCTTCAGGACACTTGCCCTTGGCTGCTTCCAacctctttttgagattttgaataatcATCTTATTGGCTGATTCCACCTGCCCATTTGTACTCGGATGGTATGGTGAAGATGTAATTCTTTGAATTTTCAGGTCTTCAAGCAATTTTATCACTTTGGGGCCTATGAATTTTGGTCTGTTGTCACATGCAATCTCTTTCGGTATTGTGAACtagaaaattatattttcccacaggaTATCAACCACTTCGCGCTCATTGATCTTTTTTGTAAGGAcccgcttcaacccatttagtaaagtaataagttaaaattaaaaaaa is drawn from Nicotiana tabacum cultivar K326 chromosome 9, ASM71507v2, whole genome shotgun sequence and contains these coding sequences:
- the LOC142163924 gene encoding uncharacterized protein LOC142163924 encodes the protein MIIQNLKKRLEAAKGKCPEELLGVLWAYQTMTKSSTGEIPFSLVYDAEALIPVEVGEPTLRYFRTDEEATNEAMMVQLELLDERRDLAHIKMVAQKQRMEKYYNRRANLYYFKVGDLVLRKVTQKTRDLNAGKLGPTWEGPYRVSAVIGKGSYELENQDGVKLPSN